A region of the Peptococcaceae bacterium 1198_IL3148 genome:
TTTTCGATAAAATATCAACAATAAATATTAACAGAGCCTAAATAATAAAGATGAAGTAATTGTAGATTATACCGGTGGTACCAAGTCGATGTCGGCGGGTCTAGCCGCTGCTGCCATGGAATTTGCCGAATGTAAGCTCAGCGTTGTTAAGGGCTTAAGATTAGATTTGATTCAAGTCCGCGAAGGAATGGAGCGGGTTGCCAAACTACCTTATAATCAAGCCTTTTTGCAAAAGCAAAAAACTTTATGTTTTAACCTCATAGACGAGTGGAAGAAGCCTTTTATGACCAACAAACGGCGGCATGCCGGGTTGGGTGGGGTTCTGGTCTTGCCGGTGCCAGCTTGCTGATGTTACTACCGGAAGATTTGCGTCGACAAATCCGAGATAATTTATACCAACCCAGAGGTTCCTTTGATTTTCCCAAATCCCGCCGGGCAGTGGTGGAAAATGATATACCCCAACTGCCTCTAGGTTGGTTAAAAATAGTGTAATGCTATAATTGGAGGACATACTATTGCTATTAAGCCTGGTAATAATACTCAAAGTAGAAAAAGAAACACTGGTACCCCCTTCCATGGGGCAGGTGTTGCATGCCTTTTTTCTGGATAGCGTTCGGCAAGTAAATCCTGCCCTATCGGAAGAACTGCACCAGTCCTCTGGTATTAAACCATTTACGGTATCACCTTTAAACGGTAAAGTTACCTATCAAGATAACCGCTGGCGCCTTTATCCGGGGGAAACGTATTGGTTTAGGGTAACCAGCATAGAATCGAAATTATCACAATGGTTGTTGGAGGTATGGTCGGCATCACTACTGGAAGAAATAAAGTTGGCAGGTGCTGAATTTAAATTAGTCAGTGTGACAAGTAGTGCAGAGCAACATCCTTGGGCAGGCTTGACTACTTATGAAGAAATTTACAATCGGTGTGTTGGTAATACCGAAGTTTCTTTTAAAATTGGTATGGATTTTAGTTCACCCACAACCTTTCGGGACCATGGTAGCAATTATCCGCTGCCTGATCCCATTAAGGTATTTAACAACCTGCTAAAGAAATGGGACGCATATTCTCCTGTGTCTTTAGGGGGAAACTTTATTGAATTTATTGAAGCAAATGTTTACCCCAGCATGTTCCGTCTGCAAACAAAAATTATGCATTTTGATAGATATAAGCAAGTTGGCTTTACTGGCAGTTGTCAATTCGCAATCCGTAGCCAGCAGGATGCAATCTTTATCAGCGTAATGCATATGCTGTCTCAATATGCCTTTTACGCCGGAGTGGGTTATAAAACCACCATGGGTATGGGACAGGTAAAGCCAAAAGGAAGAATATAACAAAAATCGAGCATCGCAGGTGTGCACAAAACCTCGGTGATGCTCGAAAATAAAAAGTCCAGTAGAGACAAGGGTTTGGGGGTTTACAGTTGTGAAATGTTGGTGTAATATGGTAAAAAACCCTTACAAAATGCGGATGCTCGAAAATGGGCTTTCAAGACATTATGGCCCAAGGGCTCACGGTGGGTGCTGTCAAAACACTTTATAATTCCCTACGGGAATTGAAACAAATCAACAACCTTGTTATGCAATGTATTAATAAGGTCTATGTCAAAACACTTTATAATTCCTTACGGGAATGAAACTGGTAATCGCTAAACCCCCAAAACATATCATCTAACCGCGTCAAAACATTTTATAATTCCCTCTAGGGATTTAATAAAAATTTACCCCTTGTTGAAATTAACATTCAACAAGGGGTATTAATTTTCTAAAGGTGATCGCTATGCCAACTGAATAAAAATAAAAACAATTAAGGACTGCGTTTGGCAGTCCTTTAATACTTAATCAGATACTGCAGATGGCAAAATTTGCCTTGAGGCTTTGGGGTATTATAGATCCAGAAGTGAGGTCTATCTTTCGTAGAATATTTGATTGCTGCGGGTCAGTGACTGCTGTTTTTCTTGATAAAATGATCTATAAGCGTCATCAGGAAGTATTTTGGGAGTATGTAGAGACAATGAAAAACTTTTTGAGGTACTTGGTTCATAGTCCTAAGGGTTCTCCCAGTACATTAAAATTGAAATTTTACCGGGTTGCGAGAAAGAAGTGCTACATCTGATAGGAAAACGAATTTATCCATAAACATGAGCGAGTGTGGTGAATTTAATGAAGTTAGATAAAACTTAATAATTCCACCAGCAACAAACCGTCTGCAATGGCGGTTTCTATTGTGCAAAATTTTTTTTAATCCTTTTTAATTTTTATCAACAAACAAAAGATTCTACATAATATTCACAATTATTGGAAGGAATGTCTAAATTGTTGTAGAAAACTA
Encoded here:
- the cas6 gene encoding CRISPR-associated endoribonuclease Cas6 codes for the protein MLLSLVIILKVEKETLVPPSMGQVLHAFFLDSVRQVNPALSEELHQSSGIKPFTVSPLNGKVTYQDNRWRLYPGETYWFRVTSIESKLSQWLLEVWSASLLEEIKLAGAEFKLVSVTSSAEQHPWAGLTTYEEIYNRCVGNTEVSFKIGMDFSSPTTFRDHGSNYPLPDPIKVFNNLLKKWDAYSPVSLGGNFIEFIEANVYPSMFRLQTKIMHFDRYKQVGFTGSCQFAIRSQQDAIFISVMHMLSQYAFYAGVGYKTTMGMGQVKPKGRI